A genomic segment from Malaclemys terrapin pileata isolate rMalTer1 chromosome 1, rMalTer1.hap1, whole genome shotgun sequence encodes:
- the NDUFB4 gene encoding NADH dehydrogenase [ubiquinone] 1 beta subcomplex subunit 4 isoform X2 has product MAEPSSRSTFSYRPAPLASLPRELDPNEYNEPPEKRQAQAERLALRARLKRQYQTQLNDPHHTQLIEDPAMNRWTYARTYNIYPNFRPTPKTSLLGALSGLVPFFFWWYVLKADRDRKEKLIQEGKDKRPFALTF; this is encoded by the exons ATGGCGGAGCCCTCTTCCCGCTCGACCTTCAGCTACCGGCCGGCCCCCCTGGCCTCGCTGCCCCGGGAGCTTGACCCGAACGAGTACAATGAGCCCCCGGAGAAGCGCCAGGCCCAGGCGGAGCGTCTGGCGCTCCGCGCCCGCCTCAAGCGCCAGTACCAGACGCAGCTCAACGACCCGCACCATACGCAGCTGATC GAGGACCCTGCCATGAACCGTTGGACCTATGCTAGAACGTACAACATTTACCCCAATTTCCGGCCCACTCCCAAGACTTCCCTGTTGGGTGCGTTGTCTGGGTTAGTACCCTTTTTCTTCTGGTGGTATGTCCTCAAAGCTGACAGG GATCGTAAAGAGAAACTTATTCAGGAAGGCAAGGACAAGCGACCATTCGCTCTTACTTTCTAA
- the NDUFB4 gene encoding NADH dehydrogenase [ubiquinone] 1 beta subcomplex subunit 4 isoform X1, giving the protein MAEPSSRSTFSYRPAPLASLPRELDPNEYNEPPEKRQAQAERLALRARLKRQYQTQLNDPHHTQLIEDPAMNRWTYARTYNIYPNFRPTPKTSLLGALSGIVKRNLFRKARTSDHSLLLSKFLGIGCCSAAVGLFIESAVYCTLMKRLILYQNKLYIITVIGS; this is encoded by the exons ATGGCGGAGCCCTCTTCCCGCTCGACCTTCAGCTACCGGCCGGCCCCCCTGGCCTCGCTGCCCCGGGAGCTTGACCCGAACGAGTACAATGAGCCCCCGGAGAAGCGCCAGGCCCAGGCGGAGCGTCTGGCGCTCCGCGCCCGCCTCAAGCGCCAGTACCAGACGCAGCTCAACGACCCGCACCATACGCAGCTGATC GAGGACCCTGCCATGAACCGTTGGACCTATGCTAGAACGTACAACATTTACCCCAATTTCCGGCCCACTCCCAAGACTTCCCTGTTGGGTGCGTTGTCTGG GATCGTAAAGAGAAACTTATTCAGGAAGGCAAGGACAAGCGACCATTCGCTCTTACTTTCTAAGTTCCTGGGAATTGGATGTTGCAGTGCTGCTGTTGGGCTATTCATAGAAAGTGCTGTGTATTGTACATTGATGAAAAGACTAATCCTCTATCAAAATAAACTTTATATTATTACAGTCATAGGATCATGA